In the genome of Acidimicrobiia bacterium, the window ACGGCGCCGGCCGAGTCGGACACGGACGGCTCGAAGGGAGAGTCGTGGCTCGAGGGACCGAGTCCGAGGTCCCCCGACCGCGTGACCTGACGGTTGCCGTAGCCCCGCCCCGGCAGCGTGACCGCGCAAGGTTCCTTGTCGAGAAGGTCCAGGAAATCGGGGTCCGTCGCCTCATGTGGCTTGACACCGACCACGGTGAGGGCAAGCCCCCGAGCGATGCCCGAGTGGCGGCGTGGCGCAAGGCCGCCATCGAGCAGTCGCGGGGAGCGTGGCTCGTTGAGGTCAACGGTCCGGTACGGCTCGCCGACCTCGAGAACCCGCTCCTGTGTGACCCGGACGGGGAGCCGATCGCGCACTTCGACGACACGGGTCCGATCATGCTGGCGGTGGGGCCCGAGGGCGGCTGGTCCAATGCCGAACGAGACGGTCGGAGCGCAATATCCCTCGGTTCCCAGATCCTTCGTGTCGAGACGGCGGCCGTCGTCGCGGCTGGGATCATCCTCCACGGCAGGTAGCAAACCGTTATGATGAAGCCACGAGTGATGCGTCCAAATCACGGCACGGAGAGTATTCTCGCAAGCACGGTCCGTGGCGTGATGTGCTGCGTGATGGAGGAGAGATGGACTACAACGAACGGGTCGGTGAGCGTCTCCGGGCCATCCGTGTGCAACTCGGCATGTCCCTCCAGGATGTCCACCGCGACACCGGGGGCGAGTTCAAAGCAGCGGTCCTCGGGGCGTACGAGCGTGGTGAACGGGCCATTTCGGTGCCAAGGCTCCATCGTCTCGCCTCCTGGTACCGCGTTCCGATCGCACAGCTGCTGCCGGACGAGGACCGTGAGGAGACAGCTCCTCCGATGTCGGAAGGCGTCACCATCGATCTGTCGAGGGTCGAAGCGCTCGACTCGACGACCGGTGCCGCCATCGACCGTTTCCTCAAAAAGATCCAGATCCAACGCCAGGACTTCAACGGACGAGTGCTCACGATACGCGGTTCGGATGTGGCGCTCCTCGCAACGCTGCTGGATCTCGCCGATGCCGACCTCGTCGATCAGATCATGCAGCGTCCCTGATCGGCGCCTGTCCGTTTCCCCGGCCTATCAGGGTCCGGGGGATATACTCCGGCCACGCTCTTTGAGCGTTCCCGTATCTGCCAGCAGACAGGACCGTAGGCATTGACCTATCCGCCTGACACAGACTCACGGGTGCGTGTTCCTTCGAATCACCTCATGATCGAACTATTGGGGAACCGGGACGCGCACCTCAGACGCGTCGAGAACGCGTTCCCACGCGCGCGGGTGGTTGCCCGAGGCAATGAGATCGACATCACCGGGGACAACCGCGAAGCCGAGATGGCGTACACGGTCATCGAGGAACTGCTGGTCCTCGTCCAGGAGGGCCAGTCGCTCGACGCCGAGCGCGTCGATCGTGTCATCGAGATGGTGCGGGCCGATGTCCCGAAGCCATCGGGTGTGTTCACCGACTCGATTGCGGTCGGCCGCGGCAAGGTCGTCCGGGCCAAGACGCTCGGGCAGAAGGGCTATGTGGATTCGATCCGCGAGAACACGATGGTGTTCGGCATCGGACCCGCCGGAACCGGGAAGACCTATCTGGCGATGGCGTGTGCCGTCGAAGCCCTCGTGTCGGGTGCCGTTCGTCGCATCATCTTGTCGCGTCCCGCCGTCGAAGCGGGGGAGCGTCTCGGCTTCCTCCCAGGGGACCTCGCCGCGAAGGTCGATCCGTACCTGCGTCCGTTGTACGACGCGTTGTACGAGATGCTCGGCCCCGAAGAGACCGGCCGGCTGATGGATCAGGGCACGATCGAGATCGCACCGCTCGCCTATATGCGCGGCCGCACGCTGAACGACGCGTTCGTGGTGCTCGACGAGGCGCAGAACACGACGCAAGAGCAGATGAAGATGTTCCTGACCCGGCTCGGTTTCAACTCGAAGATGATCGTGACGGGGGATGTGACGCAGATGGACCTCGCCGACGGGCGCCCATCGGGCCTTGCGGTGGTGCGCCGGGTGCTCCAACGAGTCGATGGGGTCGGCTTCGTTGAGTTGACCGGTGACGATGTCGTGCGCCACCGGATCGTCGCTGCGATCGTCGATGCCTACGCGCGGTACGAGTCCGAGCAGCGCCGATGAGCTCGTTCATCGACCGGCACCACTCGGCTGTGAGTGTGTTCCTCGTCGCCCTCACCGTGGTGATCTCGTCCGGGATCCTGATATTCGGATATGAGCAGGTGACCGATGTCCCAGCCGTGATCGCCGAGGGGGAGCGATCGCCACAGGACTTCTACGCCGACCGATCGACCTCCGAGATCCCAGACGACGCCAAGACCGAGCAAGCTCGAACACAAGCCGAGATCAACGAGCCGGCGCCGTACACAATCAACCAGACGACTTCGCAGAATGTGATCAACGACATCATCCTGTTCTTCTCCGATCTCGACGATGGGGCCTTCCTTCCGGCTCCTCCACCGACGACCACAACGACCATCGATGTGACCACGACGATCGCAGGGGACACGACATCGTCCACATCGTCGACGACCACGGTCCCGACGACAACCACCACCACGACGCTGCCCCGTCGTGACGCTGAAGACCAGGTCTCGCGACTGATGGCAACCCACGCGATCCTCACCGAGGACACCATCGCCCAGTTCGTCTACCTCCACGACAAGGATCTCGATCGCGTTGCAGACGGTGAGGCGTCGGTGTTCCCCGACATGCAGGCAACCGCAACCGGATGGGCGTCCGATGAGCTGACCGAAGGGATACGAACCTCGGATCTCAACACCGTACAGAGCAAGTACCTCGCGTCGGCGACCCGGCCACCGATCTCGATCGTCGGAATCCCGGAGGAGGATGTTCCGATCACCCACGAAGCACTCGGTTCACTCGTCGCGCGGCGGCTCCAGGTGAACGAGGTCGTCGACGAGACACAGTGGGAGATCAACAAGCAACTTGCGCGTGACGCGGTTCCCGTGCAAACGACCTCGTACTCGATCGGAGAACCGATCGCACGCGAGGGAGATGTACTCACCGCGGTGCAGGTGGCCGCGATCCAAGAGCTCGGTCTCTACGAGCCGGAGATCGAACAGGGCGTGTCACCGTGGGCCATGGTACTGGTGACGGCACTCAGCGTCCTGCTTGCCGCATTCCTGCTGTGGCGTATCGCACCTTCCCACCTCGAACGACCTCGCGACATGGCCCTCCTCGCGATCATCATCTCTCTCGCGGCCGCCGCGGCCCGCGTGCCTGACCTCGTTACCTCGCCCGACAACCACGCGGTGGGCTACATCATGCCCGCCGTCGCGATCGGTGTGATGGCCGCGATCTTGTTCGATCAGAGAACGGCGCTGCTCGTCGCGCTTCCGATGGCTGCTTTCACAGCGGTCGCGACGGGGGATATCGGGTTCACGGTCTACGCCGGTATCGCAGCAGCGGTCCCGGTTGGATTCGTGTCGAGTGTCTCGACTCGGTCGCAGCTGCGATTGTCGGTGCTCGGCTCGGCTGCGGTCGTCGCACCGCTCGCCGCTGGGCTCGAACTCGTGTTCTTTCCCGGGGCCACCGGCGCTGACGCACTCGAGTCGCTCGCGTGGGCCCTCGCCGGTGCGGTCGTTGGTGGCTTCCTCGGCCAGGGACTTGTGTCGTTCCTCGAGACCGCCTTCGGGGTCACGACGACGATGACCCTGCTGGACCTGCTCGACCGCAACCATCCCGCCCTTCAAGTCCTCGAGGAGCAGGCGCCCGGGACCTTCAACCACTCGATGCTTGTCGGCTCGCTCGCAGGGAGGGCGGCGAGGGCAATCGGCGCCGACCCGCTTCTTGCGCAGGCCGCTGCGTGGTACCACGACCTCGGCAAGACGAAGAACCCCCAATACTTCGTCGAGAACCAGCTCGGTTACAACCCCCACGATGAGCTCGATCCACAGGAGTCGGCATCGATCATCCGCCAGCATGTTTCCGACGGCCTTGAGCTCGCCCGCCAATACCGAATCCCCGACGATGTCGCGGCCGGGATTCTCATGCATCACGGCACGAGCCTCATGCGCTACTTCTACCACAAGGCGCTCAAGACTGACGAGGATGTCGACCCGGACCTCTTCCGCCATGCTGGGGAGAAGCCGCGACGCCGCGAGATGGCCATTGTCATGATCTCGGACGCAACCGAGGCCGCGGCTCGCGCTTATGCCCAAGCCGAACAGCCGACCGAGATCGGACTGGCGAAACTTGTCGACTCGATCGTCGCCGAGAAACTCGACGACGGCCAGTTCGACCGATCGTCCCTGACCTTCGGAGAACTGACGGTCATCAAGGCCGAGATCGTCAACGCCCTTGCCGGCTACTACCATGTTCGGGTCGAGTACCCGGACTTCCCGACCGCGGATGCCGATCAAACCGCATGACGGCAACGGTGAAGGGCCCAAACGACGAGATCGATCTGGATGCACTCACTCGGTTCGCGCAGGCGATCCTCGACGGCGAGGGGCTCGACGATTCGGCAGCCGTCACCATCCGGCTCGTTTCGAACGACGAGATCGCGGAACTCAACGAAACCCACCTCGGAAGGTCGGGTCCGACCGATGTGCTCGCGTTCCCGATCGAGGACGCAGAGCCCGGGAACCCACCGAAGCGCCTTCCAGGCGCCCCTCCACTCGATCTCGGCGATATATTCATAGCTACCCATGTGGTCCATCAGCATGCAGACGAATACGGTGTCGATTTCTCCACCGAGCTGCACCTGATGGTGTGCCACGGCCTCCTGCATCTCCTCGGCTGGGATCACGAAACCACCGAGGACGCAGAACGGATGGAACAGCGCGAGGCGGACCACCTCGGGCGTGTCGGCATGGTGAGACGGCCATGACCGATGTCGGGATCGTCGTCGGCGTTGCTGGTGCGCTCGTCATCGCGGGAACCGCGGCGATCCTTCGCGCTGGCGGCGCAAGCCTTGTGCGAACCGCTCGCGCCGATGCCCTCAAGGCCGTCGCGGCTGGTGTCAACGGTGCCGAGCGGGTCGCTGTCCTCCTCGAGAACAGGGCAAGAGTTCAACCTGCGCTTGGAACCACTATCACCTTCCTCGCGGTGGTTGCGGTGATTCCCTTGACATGGGCAATCACCGATACGCTGAGGGGGGCAGAGCTTGGGCTGGCGTTGCTGGTGATGGCCGCCACGCTGTTGATGGCCATCGACATCGTTCCGAGAAGGCTCGGTCAGGTCCGTCCCGGAACACTCGCGTACCGGCTTTCACGGCCGCTTTCGATCGCCATTCGCTTCGGTGAGTTCGCAGGCGACCTCATCTCCGAGGTCGACGACGAGGATGTTGTCGAGGACCAGCAAGCAGCAGACGCTCAGGAAAAAGTCCTCATACGGTCGATTCTCGAGTTCACCGAAACGATTGTGCGCGAAGTCATGGTGCCGCGAACGGACATGGTCACGATCCCGGGTTCTGCGTCGACGGACGATGCCGTCGACCTCGTCCTCTCGTCGGGACGCTCGAGGATCCCCGTGACGGGTGAAGGCGTGGACCAGGTGCTCGGGGTGCTGTACTCGCGCGACCTGCTGGAGTTGTTCGATCGCGAAGCCGAACCCCGGCGGACCGATCAGGTCTGTCA includes:
- a CDS encoding RsmE family RNA methyltransferase — encoded protein: MRHLPHLLVPGEWGHGAFELEAADLAHLTRVLRLSDGDTVSYTDGAGRVGHGRLEGRVVARGTESEVPRPRDLTVAVAPPRQRDRARFLVEKVQEIGVRRLMWLDTDHGEGKPPSDARVAAWRKAAIEQSRGAWLVEVNGPVRLADLENPLLCDPDGEPIAHFDDTGPIMLAVGPEGGWSNAERDGRSAISLGSQILRVETAAVVAAGIILHGR
- a CDS encoding HDIG domain-containing protein, which produces MSSFIDRHHSAVSVFLVALTVVISSGILIFGYEQVTDVPAVIAEGERSPQDFYADRSTSEIPDDAKTEQARTQAEINEPAPYTINQTTSQNVINDIILFFSDLDDGAFLPAPPPTTTTTIDVTTTIAGDTTSSTSSTTTVPTTTTTTTLPRRDAEDQVSRLMATHAILTEDTIAQFVYLHDKDLDRVADGEASVFPDMQATATGWASDELTEGIRTSDLNTVQSKYLASATRPPISIVGIPEEDVPITHEALGSLVARRLQVNEVVDETQWEINKQLARDAVPVQTTSYSIGEPIAREGDVLTAVQVAAIQELGLYEPEIEQGVSPWAMVLVTALSVLLAAFLLWRIAPSHLERPRDMALLAIIISLAAAAARVPDLVTSPDNHAVGYIMPAVAIGVMAAILFDQRTALLVALPMAAFTAVATGDIGFTVYAGIAAAVPVGFVSSVSTRSQLRLSVLGSAAVVAPLAAGLELVFFPGATGADALESLAWALAGAVVGGFLGQGLVSFLETAFGVTTTMTLLDLLDRNHPALQVLEEQAPGTFNHSMLVGSLAGRAARAIGADPLLAQAAAWYHDLGKTKNPQYFVENQLGYNPHDELDPQESASIIRQHVSDGLELARQYRIPDDVAAGILMHHGTSLMRYFYHKALKTDEDVDPDLFRHAGEKPRRREMAIVMISDATEAAARAYAQAEQPTEIGLAKLVDSIVAEKLDDGQFDRSSLTFGELTVIKAEIVNALAGYYHVRVEYPDFPTADADQTA
- the ybeY gene encoding rRNA maturation RNase YbeY: MTATVKGPNDEIDLDALTRFAQAILDGEGLDDSAAVTIRLVSNDEIAELNETHLGRSGPTDVLAFPIEDAEPGNPPKRLPGAPPLDLGDIFIATHVVHQHADEYGVDFSTELHLMVCHGLLHLLGWDHETTEDAERMEQREADHLGRVGMVRRP
- a CDS encoding PhoH family protein yields the protein MIELLGNRDAHLRRVENAFPRARVVARGNEIDITGDNREAEMAYTVIEELLVLVQEGQSLDAERVDRVIEMVRADVPKPSGVFTDSIAVGRGKVVRAKTLGQKGYVDSIRENTMVFGIGPAGTGKTYLAMACAVEALVSGAVRRIILSRPAVEAGERLGFLPGDLAAKVDPYLRPLYDALYEMLGPEETGRLMDQGTIEIAPLAYMRGRTLNDAFVVLDEAQNTTQEQMKMFLTRLGFNSKMIVTGDVTQMDLADGRPSGLAVVRRVLQRVDGVGFVELTGDDVVRHRIVAAIVDAYARYESEQRR
- a CDS encoding hemolysin family protein, with amino-acid sequence MTDVGIVVGVAGALVIAGTAAILRAGGASLVRTARADALKAVAAGVNGAERVAVLLENRARVQPALGTTITFLAVVAVIPLTWAITDTLRGAELGLALLVMAATLLMAIDIVPRRLGQVRPGTLAYRLSRPLSIAIRFGEFAGDLISEVDDEDVVEDQQAADAQEKVLIRSILEFTETIVREVMVPRTDMVTIPGSASTDDAVDLVLSSGRSRIPVTGEGVDQVLGVLYSRDLLELFDREAEPRRTDQVCHDAFFVPETMRISELLRAMQSMQQHMAIVVDEFGSTAGIVTIEDLVEEIVGEIADEYDKEEPMIIEDGGSFIVDARLGVGELAALVGTELPSDEWDTVGGLVLELAGRVPEEGESFDHDGLTFTPMSVRGRRVEKVRVGRA
- a CDS encoding helix-turn-helix domain-containing protein; protein product: MDYNERVGERLRAIRVQLGMSLQDVHRDTGGEFKAAVLGAYERGERAISVPRLHRLASWYRVPIAQLLPDEDREETAPPMSEGVTIDLSRVEALDSTTGAAIDRFLKKIQIQRQDFNGRVLTIRGSDVALLATLLDLADADLVDQIMQRP